In Carya illinoinensis cultivar Pawnee chromosome 7, C.illinoinensisPawnee_v1, whole genome shotgun sequence, the following are encoded in one genomic region:
- the LOC122316418 gene encoding LOW QUALITY PROTEIN: probable LRR receptor-like serine/threonine-protein kinase At4g31250 (The sequence of the model RefSeq protein was modified relative to this genomic sequence to represent the inferred CDS: inserted 1 base in 1 codon; deleted 2 bases in 2 codons; substituted 2 bases at 2 genomic stop codons) has product MAGLSIDSSALYQNHLYIYNAAGDDAGVLIKFKSSLSNNDMLNDWNESIDICSGTGNKSNWAGLICTNGVLSGLRLENMSSRLTGIIDIDTLAEXQTLRSLSFMNNSFEGPMPNMAKLGSLNTLYLSHNRFSDEIKDDAFDGMKSLKKVYLARNKFMGKIPKSLAALPKLMELNLEGNXFEGKIPNFRSNGWKVFYLADKQLEGRIPKSLSQMNSSSFVGNKDPCGLPLDPCKSSRKNYIVIIIILAIAVVALAAMGVFLYKRGRRLQKTKSKMAQEIKAYKNSGGAAEAYDVDRKEAQSPDLPGEYEKGEKEKLYFVRNEKGMFDLXDLLRASAEVLGSESFGSSYKAVLLSGPAMVVKRFRQMNKVGKGEFHDHMRRLGSLSHPNVLPLVAFYYTKEEKLLISDLVQNGSLACHLHARRAPGQPGLDWPTRLKIIKGVARGLAYLHREFPNLILPHGHLESSNVLLDHTFMPLLSDFALVPVVNKEHAQQYMAAYKSPEFTQRDRTAQKTDVWCLGILILELLTGKFPVNYLKHGNGANADLASWVNSVVREEWTGEVFDIDMKGAKNSEEEMLKLLKIGMCCCEWDVDRRWELREALEKIEDLKERDNEDDNYSSNVSEGDMYSSRGMTEEDFSFPS; this is encoded by the exons TACATTTACAATGCTGCTGGTGACGATGCAGGAGTGCTGATCAAATTCAAGAGCTCCTTGTCAAATAACGACATGCTTAACGACTGGAATGAATCGATCGATATTTGCAGTGGTACTGGAAACAAGAGTAATTGGGCCGGCTTGATATGCACCAACGGAGTCTTATCCGGGCTGCGGCTGGAGAACATGAGT TCACGCCTCACGGGCATCATCGACATAGACACGCTGGCGGAGTAGCAAACTTTGCGGAGTTTGAGCTTCATGAACAATAGCTTCGAAGGTCCGATGCCTAACATGGCGAAACTCGGTTCACTAAATACATTGTATTTGTCCCACAACCGATTCTCCGACGAAATTAAGGATGATGCTTTTGACGGCATGAAGTCTTTAAAGAAAGTTTATTTGGCACGAAACAAATTTATGGGTAAAATTCCCAAGTCCCTCGCTGCGTTGCCTAAgcttatggagttgaacctcgAGGGTAACTGATTTGAGGGAAAGATACCAAATTTTCGATCAAACGGGTGGAAAGTATTCTATCTAGCAGACAAACAACTTGAGGGTCGGATACCAAAAAGTTTAAGCCAGATGAATTCTAGTTCTTTTGTGG GCAACAAAGACCCATGCGGACTGCCTCTGGACCCATGCAAGTCCTCAAGGAAGAACTACATCGTAATAATCATCATCTTAGCTATCGCCGTCGTCGCATTAGCAGCAATGGGTGTATTTTTGTACAAACGTGGCCGCCGACTCCAAAAAACAAAGAGTAAAATGGCCCAAGAAATAAAAGCCTACAAGAATTCTGGTGGAGCGGCTGAAGCCTATGATGTCGACCGGAAAGAGGCCCAATCACCCGACCTCCCCGGCGAGTACGAAAAGggtgaaaaagaaaagttataCTTCGTGAGAAATGAAAAAGGGATGTTTGATT CAGACCTACTTAGAGCCTCCGCCGAAGTATTGGGGAGTGAGAGTTTTGGGTCCTCTTACAAGGCTGTTCTTTTGAGTGGGCCTGCTATGGTTGTCAAGAGGTTTAGGCAAATGAACAAGGTAGGGAAGGGAGAGTTTCATGACCACATGAGAAGGCTTGGGAGTTTGTCCCATCCTAATGTGCTTCCCCTTGTAGCCTTTTACTATACCAAGGAAGAAAAGCTTCTGATTTCAGACCTTGTCCAAAACGGCAGCCTCGCTTGTCATCTCCATG caagacgtgCACCCGGGCAGCCAGGGCTTGATTGGCCAACTCGGCTAAAGATCATCAAAGGAGTAGCCAGGGGTTTGGCTTACCTCCACAGAGAGTTCCCTAACCTAATTCTACCCCATGGTCACCTAGAATCCTCCAATGTGCTTCTGGACCACACGTTCATGCCTCTGTTGTCGGACTTCGCTCTTGTCCCAGTGGTCAACAAAGAGCATGCACAACAATACATGGCGGCGTACAAATCTCCGGAGTTCACACAACGGGACCGTACTGCTCAAAAGACAGACGTGTGGTGCCTAGGGATTCTCATTCTTGAGCTTTTAACTGGAAAATTCCCTGTAAACTATCTAAAACATGGGAATGGAGCGAACGCGGATTTGGCATCGTGGGTGAACTCAGTTGTGAGGGAAGAGTGGACGGGCGAGGTGTTTGATATTGACATGAAGGGAGCCAAAAACAGCGAGGAAGAAATGCTAAAGCTCTTGAAGATTGGAATGTGCTGTTGTGAGTGGGATGTGGATAGGAGGTGGGAGTTGAGGGAGGCTCTGGAGAAGATTGAAGATTTGAAGGAGAGGGACAATGAGGATGACAACTATTCTTCCAATGTTAGTGAAGGAGACATGTACTCCTCCAGGGGAATGACT GAGGAAGACTTCTCCTTTCccagttaa
- the LOC122316828 gene encoding leucine-rich repeat receptor protein kinase HPCA1-like produces the protein MGQRSLVLVMHAFIQLMVVAAQTNSRDLAALLSLKNSWQNVPTSWVGTDPCGGWAGIYKCNGSRVINILLTNMNLMGQLSGDIGSLSELQTLDLSSNKQMTGRLPQEIGSLKKLVTLTLTGCSFFGTIPDSLGSLEQLVYLSLNSNKFTGNIPNSFGNLSNLYYLDLTDNQLEGSIPVSDETVPGLDMLLQTKHFHFGKNNLSGTIPPKLFSSNMSLIHVFFDNNNLTGSIPSTLGLVQTLEAVRFDRNSLSGPLPKNLNDLTNVTDLYLSNNNVTGPIPNLTGMNSLSYVDVSNNSFDVSDVPAWISSLQTLTILMMEHTQLQGPIPFDLFRLPHIQTVLLSHNKLNGTLNISTTYAKRIDLQNNTITDFQTTGGYNATILLEGNPFCKKAENIAGSYCSSSSSNSTYSIPPPTICSHVSCSVDQVPNPNCNCVYPYKATLIFRAISNLDLGNTSYYVALEKSLMQTFDSYELPVDSVSLGNPFMDSFGYFGLSLEVFPSGGDRFNQTEMLSLGFVLTNLTYNPPKLFGPFYFIATTYAESNKPLHNGIIIGATIGGSVLLLLSVLAGLYAFHQKKKADRAFQNNPFAHWNANMKNGGFPQLQAARCFSFEELKKSTNNFSEANVVGSGGHGKVFRGTLSTGQLIAIKRARADSLQGGHEFKTEIELLSRVHHKNLVSLVGFCFEQREQILVYEYIQNGSLMDSLSGKSEFRLDWMMRLKVALGTARGLAYLHEHANPPIIHRDIKSSNILLDVSLNAKVADFGLSKPKVDSERAYVTTQVKGTPGYLDPEYYMTQQLTKKSDVYSFGVVMLELITARRPIERGKYIVRVIKNAIDEAKDLYNLHEILDPAIDLGTKLKGLEKFVKLSMRCVEESRAKRPTMSEVVKEIENIMQLAGMTPNIAKSTSTSTSYEEASKGGCHRGYIDDAFDSPSVLQMIKLK, from the exons ATGGGTCAAAGGAGTCTAGTGTTAGTGATGCATGCATTCATCCAATTGATGGTGGTAGCAGCACAAACTAACAGTCGTGACT TGGCTGCTCTACTGTCTCTCAAGAATAGTTGGCAGAACGTACCAACCAGTTGGGTGGGAACTGACCCTTGTGGCGGTTGGGCAGGAATTTATAAGTGCAACGGTTCACGCGTGATCAACAT ATTGTTAACAAACATGAATTTGATGGGTCAGCTATCAGGTGATATCGGGTCGTTATCTGAGTTACAGACATT GGATCTATCTTCTAACAAGCAAATGACAGGGCGTTTACCACAAGAAATTGGGAGCTTGAAGAAGCTAGTAACCTT AACCTTGACTGGTTGCAGTTTCTTTGGTACCATTCCGGACTCGCTGGGGTCTCTAGAGCAGCTAGTCTATCT ATCTCTGAATTCCAATAAATTCACGGGAAACATTCCAAATTCTTTTGGAAATCTGTCCAATCTTTATTATTTGGACCTTACTGACAACCAGCTTGAAGGATCCATCCCCGTCTCTGATGAGACTGTACCTGGTCTTGATATGCTACTTCAAACGAAGCACTT TCATTTTGGAAAGAACAATCTGTCAGGAACAATTCCGCCCAAACTTTTCAGCTCAAATATGTCTCTTATACATGT GTTTTTTGACAACAATAATTTAACTGGTAGCATCCCTTCCACCCTAGGGCTTGTGCAGACGTTGGAGGCGGT ACGATTTGATAGAAATTCATTAAGCGGGCCCCTGCCTAAAAATCTCAATGATCTTACAAATGTTACCGACCT GTACTTGTCCAACAACAACGTGACTGGCCCTATTCCCAACCTTACTGGCATGAACTCTCTCAGCTATGT GGATGTGAGCAATAATAGTTTCGATGTTTCTGATGTTCCTGCTTGGATTTCTTCCTTACAGACTCTGACAATATT AATGATGGAACACACACAACTTCAAGGACCAATTCCTTTTGACTTGTTCAGGCTGCCCCATATACAGACAGT GTTACTAAGCCACAATAAGCTCAATGGAACTTTGAATATTAGTACCACGTATGCTAAGCGCATTGATTTGCAGAACAATACAATCACTGACTTTCAAACAACTGGGGGATACAATGCCACCATATT ACTTGAGGGTAACCCATTTTGTAAGAAAGCAGAAAATATTGCAGGGAGTTACTGTAGTTCTTCCTCATCAAATTCTACATATTCGATACCACCACCAACCATCTGTTCTCATGTTTCCTGTAGTGTGGATCAGGTTCCGAACCCCAACTGTAATTGCGTGTATCCATACAAGGCCACTCTGATCTTCAGAGCTATTTCTAACTTAGACTTGGGAAACACCAGTTACTATGTAGCTCTAGAGAAGTCGCTCATGCAAACTTTCGACTCCTATGAACTTCCCGTGGATTCAGTTTCTCTGGGTAATCCCTTTATGGACTCATTTGGTTACTTTGGATTAAGCCTGGAAGTTTTCCCCTCTGGTGGGGATCGTTTCAATCAAACAGAAATGCTTAGCCTTGGATTTGTGCTTACCAACCTAACTTACAACCCTCCCAAGCTTTTTGGACCCTTCTATTTTATTGCCACTACCTATGCAG AATCAAATAAACCATTACACAATGGTATTATAATTGGGGCAACAATTGGTGGTTCTGTCCTTCTATTATTATCAGTACTTGCCGGACTTTATGCTTTTcaccaaaagaaaaaagcagACAGAGCCTTTCAGAACAATCCTTTTG CACATTGGAATGCGAATatgaaaaatggtggttttcctCAATTACAAGCAGCCAGATGTTTCTCTTTTGAAGAGCTTAAGAAAAGCACCAACAATTTTTCAGAAGCAAATGTTGTTGGATCTGGGGGCCATGGGAAG GTTTTTAGGGGAACTCTTTCCACTGGGCAACTGATTGCCATCAAACGAGCTCGGGCAGATTCATTGCAGGGTGGGCATGAATTCAAAACAGAGATTGAACTCCTATCAAGGGTCCATCACAAGAATCTTGTCAGCCTCGTGGGATTCTGTTTTGAGCAACGGGAACAAATTCTGGTTTATGAGTACATTCAAAATGGAAGTCTGATGGATAGTCTTTCAG GGAAGTCAGAATTCAGGTTGGATTGGATGATGAGACTTAAAGTAGCCCTTGGTACAGCGAGGGGTCTGGCCTATTTGCATGAACATGCGAATCCTCCCATCATACACAGGGACATCAAATCAAGCAACATCCTACTGGATGTAAGTTTAAATGCAAAAGTTGCCGATTTTGGACTCTCCAAGCCTAAAGTTGATAGTGAGAGGGCTTATGTCACCACTCAAGTTAAAGGAACACCG GGCTACTTGGACCCAGAATATTACATGACGCAGCAATTGACTAAAAAGAGTGACGTTTATAGTTTTGGAGTGGTCATGTTGGAGCTAATAACGGCAAGAAGGCCAATAGAGCGAGGGAAGTATATTGTGAGAGTGATAAAGAATGCAATAGATGAGGCGAAAGATTTATACAATCTTCATGAAATTCTTGACCCAGCCATTGATCTGGGAACAAAACTGAAAGGTTTAGAAAAGTTTGTGAAACTATCAATGAGGTGTGTCGAAGAATCAAGAGCCAAAAGACCTACAATGAGTGAGGTGGTGAAAGAAATAGAGAACATTATGCAGCTTGCTGGGATGACCCCCAATATTGCTAAATCTACATCCACTTCAACAAGTTATGAGGAAGCTAGTAAGGGCGGTTGCCACCGTGGTTACATCGATGATGCTTTCGATTCTCCTTCAGTTCTTCAAATGATAAAGCTCAAGTGA
- the LOC122316577 gene encoding ribonuclease H2 subunit B isoform X1 — translation MAWSEGVKECRLLIASDPGATGNGVGRFLSLRHPKSGKTACYLFISGLLQELHWFKQSYGSWFVGDYVCEDGRLYTATPVDPVFIMLPIFEEARMKKEDDPGKFRQLDEIIFIHDYPGYQHLLSIAENSMQVVCEIKEIGSSKFFRLDDSKVLAWLYHKVCELKETLSVLDKNYAAQQEKDTLADAVSILGEYVKDEPWLNLLCNHLKLNLVEATREALEVENLSPASGSHLDFQSKSQGKGSDQKSTKTGKPAKKAKVETESRNIKEMFSRASRRRN, via the exons ATGGCTTGGTCGGAAGGTGTTAAGGAATGTCGTCTCCTTATTGCATCTG ATCCTGGGGCAACAGGAAATGGTGTTGGAAGATTTTTATCGCTACGCCATCCAAAGTCAG GAAAGACTGCTTGCTATCTCTTCATCAGCGGGCTGCTTCAAGAACTTCATTGGTTTAAGCAATCCTATGGATCTTGGTTTGTGGGGGATTATGTTTGTGAAG ATGGCCGCCTATATACTGCAACTCCAGTTGATCCTGTTTTCATTATGCTCCCCATTTTTGAGGAAGCTAGAATGAAG AAGGAAGATGATCCCGGGAAGTTCAGGCAATTAGATGAGATAATCTTCATTCATGACTATCCTGGCTATCAACATTTACTGTCTATTGCAGAGAATTCAATGCAAGTAGTTTGTGAAATCAAAG AAATTGGATCGTCAAAATTCTTTAGGCTTGATGACTCAAAGGTTCTAGCATGGTTATATCACAAG GTATGTGAGCTAAAAGAGACACTTTCGGTATTGGACAAAAACTATGCTGCACAACAAGAGAAGGATACAC TAGCTGATGCAGTTTCAATATTGGGGGAGTATGTGAAGGATGAGCCTTGGTTGAATCTCCTGTGTAACCATCTAAA GTTAAATTTAGTTGAGGCAACTAGAGAAGCTCTAGAGGTTGAGAACCTATCACCTGCTTCAGGAAGCCACCTAGATTTTCAGAGCAAATCACAG GGAAAGGGAAGTGACCAAAAGAGCACAAAAACTGGAAAGCCAGCTAAAAAGGCGAAAGTGGAGACAGAATCCAGGAACATCAAAGAAATGTTTTCCAGAGCGTCACGAAGGAGAAACTGA
- the LOC122316577 gene encoding ribonuclease H2 subunit B isoform X2, translating to MAWSEGVKECRLLIASGKTACYLFISGLLQELHWFKQSYGSWFVGDYVCEDGRLYTATPVDPVFIMLPIFEEARMKKEDDPGKFRQLDEIIFIHDYPGYQHLLSIAENSMQVVCEIKEIGSSKFFRLDDSKVLAWLYHKVCELKETLSVLDKNYAAQQEKDTLADAVSILGEYVKDEPWLNLLCNHLKLNLVEATREALEVENLSPASGSHLDFQSKSQGKGSDQKSTKTGKPAKKAKVETESRNIKEMFSRASRRRN from the exons ATGGCTTGGTCGGAAGGTGTTAAGGAATGTCGTCTCCTTATTGCATCTG GAAAGACTGCTTGCTATCTCTTCATCAGCGGGCTGCTTCAAGAACTTCATTGGTTTAAGCAATCCTATGGATCTTGGTTTGTGGGGGATTATGTTTGTGAAG ATGGCCGCCTATATACTGCAACTCCAGTTGATCCTGTTTTCATTATGCTCCCCATTTTTGAGGAAGCTAGAATGAAG AAGGAAGATGATCCCGGGAAGTTCAGGCAATTAGATGAGATAATCTTCATTCATGACTATCCTGGCTATCAACATTTACTGTCTATTGCAGAGAATTCAATGCAAGTAGTTTGTGAAATCAAAG AAATTGGATCGTCAAAATTCTTTAGGCTTGATGACTCAAAGGTTCTAGCATGGTTATATCACAAG GTATGTGAGCTAAAAGAGACACTTTCGGTATTGGACAAAAACTATGCTGCACAACAAGAGAAGGATACAC TAGCTGATGCAGTTTCAATATTGGGGGAGTATGTGAAGGATGAGCCTTGGTTGAATCTCCTGTGTAACCATCTAAA GTTAAATTTAGTTGAGGCAACTAGAGAAGCTCTAGAGGTTGAGAACCTATCACCTGCTTCAGGAAGCCACCTAGATTTTCAGAGCAAATCACAG GGAAAGGGAAGTGACCAAAAGAGCACAAAAACTGGAAAGCCAGCTAAAAAGGCGAAAGTGGAGACAGAATCCAGGAACATCAAAGAAATGTTTTCCAGAGCGTCACGAAGGAGAAACTGA